In Shewanella sp. GD04112, the sequence TCAAAAGGACGCATATCTGCAGCGAGGACAGTGTTGGTGAGCAGTAAACTGCTTAGCATCATGGCAGAGTATTTCATTGTTTATCTCTTCAGGTTTAGGGCAAAACGTGAAACTTATGGGCACTAACGTTCAATTAGGGGACATAAGTTCCATTTAACAAGGCAAACAGTTTTTGAGCTGTTTCGCGGGGGCATTCTAGGACAGAGAAAAATGAATGTATATAGGCTGAAACCCAGTAAAAATGCGGGTTTCAGCTGATATCGTTGAAATGAAAGAAATAAAATTGCTCAAAAAATATACTGGTTAAACCAGACTGAATTTTGACTGTTTTTCATTCATTTAGCAGTTAGTTTATTGTTGAAAATGTTTTTGAATACAGAAACAGCCAGTTATTGGTGTGAGTCAAATAAAAATGGCAATGTCTAAATTTTGACACCTGTTTTTTGTCACTCGCTAGCGATGTTTGACTTTTGTCTTCATTGCATAGGATTAATCTGGCCTGTGGTGTGGGTCTGATTACCTTTGGTGCAATATTATCAACTAACGCTTGAAGCTGATTTCTTCCTTCTGCGGCGATAGGTTTTAGTCCTGTTTTTAACTCGGTCTAAAGTTGACTTAAATTCACAGTTAATTTGAGATCGCCTAAGGGGAAGAAGATATATTCGCTAGGATTCTCTTACGCCATCGTCACATGTCTACTGTGGATGGATTGCTCTGAATATTGAGGCAATCCATGCCACTTGCAGGCTATGCCAAAGTTAATGGAAAGGTTAAGAGAAAAGTTAAGCGAAAACTTAGGAAAAAACCTAGCCACCCAATGGACAGCGCAATAATGGCTAGCGAAACAAGTAGCCAAAAAGGGATTGAGATAAGAGTGCTGTCGCTCCATGCCTATAAGTGATATCTCCAATTCTTATCAGGCTACAAAGTTTCACTTCAAGATCAGCTCAATCAGTCCTCTCCATCTAAAGACTGCAAAAAATCACTTAACATATACGTTTTTTCATATATGCTTTATTCCATATGTAATCTGATCATTTTGGGAGCACTCGATGCAACCCGTGGCATTTTTTAAGGCTCTTGCCGATGAGACTCGGCTGAAATGTTTATTGCTGATCCAGCGGGAAGGGGAGCTGTGCGTCTGTGAATTAATGGCCGCGCTGTCGGAGATCCAACCTAAGATCTCGAGGCATTTAGCGCAGTTAAAAAAAGCAGGGATCTTAGTCGATAGGCGCCAAGGCCAATGGGTGTTTTATCAAATTAATCCAGAGCTTAATGCTTGGTGTCAGCAAGTGTTGGCGCAAAGTTGTGAGGCCAACAGCGCGTTTTTAGCTGAGAGTATGCAGAACCTGTGCAGCATGGGGGCTCGTCCCGAACGTGCTAAAGCTTGCTGTTAAGTTAAGAAATGGATTCGATATGAGATAAGTAGAGGTCGTTATGGGGATCTTTGAACGTTATTTAAGTGTCTGGGTTGGCTTGAGTATTCTCGCTGGGGTTGTGCTTGGTAATCTCGCTCCAAATGTATTTGCTGCCGTTGCGGCGATTGAATTTGCCCATGTGAATTTGATTATTGCGTTATTTATCTGGGTGATGATCTACCCCATGATGGTGCAAATTGACTTTTCGGCAGTCAAGAATGTCAGTAAGACCCCGAAGGGATTACTGCTAACGCTGACCATTAACTGGCTGATTAAACCCTTTACCATGGCCTTACTCGGTTGGTTATTCTTTAAACTGGTGTTTGCCGATTGGGTCGACCCGCAAACGGCGGGTGAATATATCGCGGGGATGATTCTCCTTGGCGTCGCCCCTTGTACTGCCATGGTGTTTGTTTGGAGCCAACTGACGAAGGGCGATCCTAACTACACCTTAGTGCAAGTCTCTGTAAACGATATCATTATGGTGTTTTTATTTGCACCGCTCTCTGCATTGTTGCTGGGTGTGAGTGATATTCAAGTGCCATGGGAAACCCTGCTGCTTTCAGTGGTGTTATATGTCTTATTGCCCTTAGTCGCAGGCGTGTTGACTCGAAAGCGCCTCGAGGCAAGCCATGGTGCCAGCGCGGTGCCGCAGTTATTGGCTAAACTAAAACCTTGGTCTGTGATTGGGCTATTAGCGACGGTTGTGCTGCTGTTCGGCTTTCAGGCCAAGACCATCCTTAGCCAACCGCAGAACATTCTATTAATCGCCATCCCATTGATTATTCAGAGCTATGGCATCTTTATCTTGACCTACTGGCTGGCGTTAAAACTCAAATTGACCCATGCGATTGCCGCGCCCGCGAGCATGATAGGTTCTTCTAACTTCTTTGAATTAGCCGTAGCCGTGGCGATTTCGCTCTTTGGTTTGCATTCTGGGGCGGCACTGGCGACCGTGGTGGGCGTTTTGGTCGAAGTGCCTGTGATGTTGTCTTTGGTGTACTTTGCCAATCGCACCCGTCATTGGTTTGCGACTTAATCTGTTTTTAAATAATTACATTAAAAATCAATAAACTATAAGTTAACTAGGTATTTATAAATCATGGCAATTAAAATCGGAATTAATGGATTTGGGCGCATGGGACGTTTGGCTCTGCGCGCGGCGTGGGAATGGGATGATGTTGAGTTTGTGCAGATTAACGATCCCGCTGGGGATGCGGCTACCTTGGCCCATTTGCTTGAGTTCGATTCAGTTCACGGTCGCTGGTGCTATCCGGTAACGGCGAGTCACGATGGCATTCAAATCCAAGATAAAACCATTCGCACCACAGGCAATAAGACAATTGCCGAGACCGATTGGTCGGGATGCGATGTGGTGATTGAAGCCTCCGGGGTGATGAAAACTAAAGCCTTACTGCAAGCCTATTTAGATCAAGGCGTGAAGCGTGTGGTGGTAACGGCGCCAGTTAAAGAGGAAGGTGTGTTAAATGTGGTGATGGGCGTGAATCATCAACTATACGATCCGGCTATTCATCCGATTGTGACCGCGGCTTCCTGTACGACCAACTGTCTTGCACCGGTAGTGAAAGTGATCCATGAGCAGATTGGCATCAAGCACGGTTCCATGACCACTATCCATGATATTACTAACACCCAAACGATTCTGGATGCGCCGCACAAGGATCTGCGCCGCGCCCGCGCCTGTGGGTTAAGTTTAATCCCTACTACCACGGGCAGCGCGACGGCAATTACCCATATTTTCCCTGAGCTTAAGGGCAAGTTGAATGGCCATGCGGTACGGGTGCCGCTCGCTAACGCATCCCTCACCGACTGTGTATTTGAGCTTGAGCGCAGCGTGACCGAAGCGGAAGTGAATGCACTGCTACAAACCGCCGCCGAAGGTGAACTCAAGGGCATTTTAGGTTATGAGGAGCGGCCGTTAGTCTCGGTTGATTATAAAACCGATCCCCGTTCGAGCATTGTCGATGCGCTCTCGACCATGGTGGTGAATGGTACTCAGCTAAAACTTTACGTGTGGTACGACAATGAGTGGGGATATGCCAACCGTACGGCAGAGCTCGCCCGCTTAGTTGGCCAGCTTGATTTGCCGCGTTAGGAGAGCACTGTGCCTGCCGCCAAGCTATTTGAACAACTGATGCAATTGCCCGCAGCTGTGCGGCAATATTTGCTGATCACCTTCAATTATTGGAGTTTTACCTTAACCGATGGTGCGCTGCGGATGTTGGTGGTGCTGCATTTTCACGATCTCGGTTATACGCCATTCGCGATTGCGATGTTGTTCTTGTTCTATGAGATTTTTGGTGTCGGAACCAATCTGGTGGGCGGTTATCTTGGCGCTCGCCTAGGGCTCAATCGCACCATGAATCTAGGCCTTGGCATGCAGGTGTTGGCATTAGGGATGTTATTGGTGCCAGCGGCCATTTTACCGCTGTGGCTCGCGGGCGTGCCCTGGGTGATGGCGGCGCAGGCGCTTTCGGGCATTGCTAAAGATCTCAACAAGATGAGCGCAAAAAGCGCGATTAAATTGCTGGTTCCAAAGGGCGAGCAGGGCAAGCTTTACCATTGGGTTGCCCTGTTGACTGGGTCTAAAAATGCCCTTAAAGGAGCGGGCTTTTTCCTTGGTGGCGCCTTGTTAGCGGGATTAGGTTTCAATATGGCGATTGCCGCCATGATGGCCGTGCTTGCACTGGTGTGGTTAATGAGTCTGGCCTTGCTGAGAAAAGATCTGGGAAAAGCGAAGAACAAACCTAAGTTTACCGAAATTTTTTCTAAGAGCCGCAGCGTAAATATTCTCTCGGCGGCGCGCCTGTTTTTGTTTGCCGCAAGGGATGTGTGGTTTGTGGTGGCTTTGCCCGTGTATCTGGCAAGCCAATGGGGCTGGGATCATTGGGCCGTGGGCGGCTTTTTGGCGCTATGGGTGATAGGTTACGGCATAGTGCAAACCTTAGCACCGAAGATTACCGGTGCGAGCAGAGCGGAAGCTGGCACTTTGCAGCGTATCCCCGATGGCTATACCACCTTAGTTTGGTCGACCTTATTAGCTTTTGTTCCCGCATTAATTGCGCTCTGTTTGTATCTGGATTTCTCACCACAGCTCAGTCTGATCTTGGGGCTGATGTTATTTGGCGGGCTGTTTGCGATTAACTCTTCACTGCACAGCTATTTAATCGTGAGTTACGCCAGTGAAGAGGCGGTATCCCTCGATGTGGGATTCTATTATATGGCCAATGCCATGGGGCGTTTAGTCGGAACCGTGCTCTCGGGCTGGGTGTATCAGAGTTATGGGTTGGTGGCCTGCCTATGGATTTCGACGGCCTTTATTGCAATGACGGCACTGATCTCTATCAAGCTGCCTCGACAAGGATAGGAATAGGATGCTCTCGGGGTTAAAGCGTTTCAAAAATCATGGTGTCATTGGTTTAATCGCCCTGTTTTTGCCATTCGTTATCGTGCCCGCGAAGGCCGCGAACGATTCGACACCAAGCGATGCCATAACCTCCGATGCAACACTTAAGCTGGTGCCAAAACCTATTCGAGATTGGAAAAATCCCGCTTATATTATCCAAGCTTTCGATGAGATAGCCCTTAAAAATGAATACGATAAAGATAAACATCGGGTACGGAAATGGCGTCAGCCCGTGCGCGTCTTTGTCGAGCATCAAGTGGGCGATAATGGGTTGCATGCACAATTGGTGCAGATGCATTTAAGCCATCTGGCACAAATCACCGGCCACAGTATTGTCAAAGTGGATTCGCTCGAAGAGGCCAATTTACACTTAGTCTTTACCCGTCAATCCCAATGGGCCGATGTGGTGATGCGTCTTATGGGGGCAAGTGCGGCCAGTAATATTCATGGCTCTGTTTGTATGGGCAAATTTGCGCTTAATTCCCAGAATGAGATTGAGCGTGCTTGGGTGGTTATCCCCGTCGACCAAGCGCAAATGCATGGCAAATTGGTGGCCTGCGTGGTGGAAGAAATCACCCAAGTGCTGGGTCTGCCAAATGATTCGGTGAAAGTATTTCCTTCCATTTTTAACGATAAAACACCGCAGGATTTACTCACAGGGTTGGATTATATTTTGCTGAAACTGCTCTACAGTAAGGATATTCGTGCTGGCATGACGGCCGCCGAAGTACAGCCAATATTGCAGAAACAGCTGGAGCAATGGCAGCGGGACGGCACGCTGACACAAGCCGATAAAGCGGTTCGTCAGGGCCAGTTGTACCCACTGTTAGGTTATTGATCCCCAAGGTTTTACATCGAAAGTTGGCTTTGATCATGCTTTACCAATTATTCCTTTTTCTTTTAGGAATAAGGGCATAGTCTATCTTTAAAAGAGATAAATATGCTGGAGGCAGGCTATGCAGATGACATTGCAGTTTTTGGGCGCGACCGAGGAAGTGACTGGCTCGTGCCACTTACTCACAGTGGCAGGTAAGCAAATGCTGCTCGATTGCGGTCTCATCCAAGGTGGCAAGGCCGATGAGTTACGTAATCACGAACCTTTTAGCTTCGATCCCCTTGCGATTTCAGCCGTTGTCTTGAGTCACGCCCATATTGATCATTCGGGCCGCTTACCCCTGTTGGTTAAGGCGGGCTATACCGGGCCGATTTTTACCCATAAAGCGACGGCAGAGCTGTGTGCCATCATGCTGAAAGATGCCGCCATGTTGCAGGTGCGCGATACCGAAAGAACCAATAAAAAGCGTGCTAAGCATGAGTTGGAGCCTTTAGAGCCGCTATTTACTGTAGAAGATGCGGAGCAGGCCATCACTCAGTTTGTATCGCTTGAATATGGCCAAGTCACCCAAGTGATCCCCCATGTGGATATTTGCTTATCGGATGCGGGGCATATTTTAGGCTCGGCACTGGTAGAGCTTTGGTTGGGAGAAGGGAAAGCGCAGAAAAAACTGGTATTTAGTGGCGATCTTGGCCGAGCTGGCATGCCGATATTACGTAATCCCACCTTAGTCGACACCGCCGATTTAGTGCTAATGGAAAGCACCTACGGTAATCGTTTCCACCGCAGTTGGACAGATACTCTGGACGAGTTAAAGGCGATTTTCGCCAAGGCGGTGACCGAGAGCCACGGCAATATTCTGTTGCCGGCTTTCTCCGTGGGGCGTGCGCAGGAGCTTTTGTATCTATTTCATTTATATGCCAAAGAGTGGGATCTCTCCCGCTGGAAAGTCTGTCTCGACAGTCCTATGGCGATTGAAGCGACGCGGGTGTATGTCAATAATTATCCCTTAATGGACGATGATTTTAAGCGCTTTACCCGCCAGCATCCGGGGCAACATCCGTTATTGTCGAATGTAGAATTTATCCAAACGACTGAGGAGTCTATCGCCCTTAACGATGTGCACAAAGGGTTGATCATTATTGCTGGCAGCGGCATGTGTAACGGTGGCCGTATCCGTAGTCATTTAGAGCACAATCTATGGCGCCCTGAATGCGATGTGATTATCTGCGGCTATCAAGCACTTGGTACGCCGGGACGCGCCTTAGTTGATGGCGCCGAGGAACTCACTATCCATGGTAATAGCATCAAAGTTGCCGCTAAATTACACACTGTCGGTGGCTTATCGGCCCACGCGGATCAGGCGGAGTTATTACGTTGGTATCGACATTTTGAAGCGCAGCCGCCCTTGGTGCTTGTTCACGGTGAACCCGAAGCCCAGCAGGGATTAGTCGCTGTGATGAATCAAGACTCGAAAACCAAACCTAAAGCGCTGGCCATCGCTACCCGTGGCGATATGTTGGATTTAAATGCCTTACCCAAATTAGTTTGGGTGACTAACTAGACAAGATAACGTTCTTAATTAGTTAATTTTGTTGCATTATTGACATTGAAGCATGCTTGGTTTACACCTTTAAGCACTTTAGTTATAGCTACTGTATCTCGCTGTGATAGACAGGCTCAATGGAATGAAATAATGATAATTCGAAAAAGCTATTTGCTCGTATGTATTCTTTTACTTGCCGGATGTAGCGGGGCAACGTTTAGAACCAATGTCGGATCTGTGGCGTTAAATAATGCGATTGCTGGCACTGTGGAAGTGTACACAATGGCGGAGTTATCGCGACATAAATACGTAGGATTGGGTGAAGTGTCTGCAACCTATTGTAAAAGTGAGATCGACCCAACGGTAAAAGTTGATATTGATGATTTGAAAAAGGATTTAAAGCTTCAAGTACAGAAATTAGGTGGTAATGCGATTATTTTCTACGAGTGTGGCAAGGGGATCTATCCTGCTTGCCAGCAGTATTTAGAGTGCAATGGCGAAGGATTCGAAATCGAAAACTAAGCCTTAGAAACTCAGTCTTAACATTGAAGGCTCACATTGTTTGTGAGCCTTCAATGTTAATGGGGGTTTAGTCCGAGTTATTATCAAATTCAGTGTCGTCGAGTAACTCGAGGCTTGGGTCGATACTGGGCACGTCTTTAAATAAGCGGGTGAAGTGACGTTGCACCCCTTTCAGATCGATACCTGCTAATCCTGAGGCAAAACCAAACCAAGCATACAAGCCGCTGAAGTTGTCGAACATCGGCGGCAAATACTTAGGCGGCGTCAGAATTCCTTCTTGGCAAGCTTGATAGAGCACGGGGATGTCCTCAATGGCGAGTTTGCCTAAAAACAGCATAGGGATCAGTTCGGGTAAACCCGATGTGATGGCGCTGCGGATAAAGTTGATGTTTTCGACATAACCACGCACATAGGAAATATCTTTGGTAAAAAAGCTGCCGCCTTCGACCATGCCGCCACGAAACACCCTTTGTGTGACTCGATAACTGTCCTTAGCGCTAAGATTTAACTCTCTAAAATAGTTAAATACTTCAATAAAGTTTGCCCCATTTTCCGCCATATCTACCGCAGCGACACGATCGCTAATACGGCGGGCGCGGCCTGGGTTAGAACTTAGGGTGAGCATTTCGAGTAAGACGGCAAGCCCTTCTTGGGTGGCGGCTACGCGGGGAGAACCGACGCTGAGCCAAGTCGCATGGGGTTGAGCTCGACCATTGAGGGTGGTACCCACATGCACCCAACCTTCATGTACTTCGTACACATTGAGATCTGACTCGCTGAACATGGCTTTGCTGTTGAGTTTGACCGTATCGCCACCCACTGCGGCGTCAGACACAATCCCGTCACTCAGCCGCACCCGCATATCATCACTGTGAAAGTACTTTTCCAATCGCTGGCTCAGTACATTCACGGCTTCGGGGGCACTGATGATTTTGGGGTGATGCTTATTCATATGCCGCGCGGCGGGCAGGGAGAAGATATAACTGAGTTTATCGCCCAATTGGCGCAGGGTGTGGCGATCGCCATGTAATCTGTGGCTGGCGCTGCCGTAGAGTTCTTGGCTCAGCTGACCAAAGACAGGGGTTCCTCGATGACCCAGCATATCGACAACTAAGCGATATTGGTCGACGTTAGCAACTAAGATCTTACCCAGCTTGTCTTTTTTACCCAAACGGCGGTGGATTTCTTGTTTTAAGGCAAGCAGCTCTGCTTGGGTTTTAACGGGATCGAAGGGCAAGGCAATTTTTTGATAAAAATCTTGGCTAATCGCTGGCAGAACAGTGCCTTTACTGGAGAGAAAGCGCTCTTCCATTTCCCGTGGCCATTTGATGGCATCTAAAATTTTAATCGGCGTTTGGATGCGGATAAGCTCATCGGAAAGGCGGCGTAAATCTTCTTGATACTGGGCTAACGACTCTGACATTCCCGTAATCCTGTTGCTACTTGGACGATAAAAATTAGCTTAATCATAGCGGTAAAGCCGCTGTATTTATAGGTTTCTTCCCCCAAGCAATTGAATATTGTCGATTAAATACCTTAAACACTATCGATTTGATGAATCATTTTGGTGCAATACGGCTTATTTTAGCGCGAGATAGCGTTAACTTAATCTCATAACCCACTGTTAAACATTAACTTATTTAGCTGGCATCAAAGCTGCTTTGGGTGTTTGAGCAATGGGATAACGTCGATGGGAGAGAGTTATGGCTGCAATGAGCTATTTGAGTGTGATTGAGCGTTATCACGAATACGAGACCACAGTGCATGAGCTGATGGAGTCCATTTTAACGGGGATTGCCGATGCGGACTTATTTCACCAACCTAAAGTCGATATCAAGGCCATGAAAGGCATTGCGGGCAGTTACCCCTTTGTCGAGCTGATGTATTTGCTCGATACCCAAGGAGTGCAAATAAGCCAAAATATCACAGTGGTCGATCAGCAGATCAAGTTAGTGCCCCTTGGGGGGAATCGCGACCGCAGTCAGCGGCCCTATTTTACTAATCGGGATGAGTCCGATGGCGTCAATATCACTCGCCCTTATTTATCCAATGCCAGCGGGAACTTATGTTTATCAGCCTCCTTAGCGATTGTGCAGCAGGAGCAAAAGCTGGGTTATCTGGTCGTCGATGTGGATTTGACACGAATGATTGAGTTTATGATGGGCGACAGTGCTCGTCGGCGAGTAACGCCAGCCTTTAAAGCCGTGTATGGCTTGATAGTCGCAGGGCTTTTTGTGCTGGTGATGGCGCTACTTTGGACGGCGCTTAGGGATATTTATGGGTTATTTGTGGTGGATCATGTCGGGCAAGATCCATTGCAACCTTTTGGGATCATAATCTTTATGACTCTAGCGTTAGCGATCTTCGACCTTGGGAAAACCATTCTGGAGGAAGAAGTGTTAATGCATAAGGATATTTTTCGCCACAGCTCCACCCGCCGAACCATCACTCGCTTTGTTTCAACGATTTTGATCGCCATTTCGATTGAGGCGTTATTGACCATGTTTAAGGCGTCACTGGGCGAGAAACAATATATCGAGCCAGCGATTTGGATGATGTTGGCCGTGGTAGGGTTATTAGTCGGTTTAGGGGCTTATGTGTATCTCGGGGCAAAAGCAGAATGGCTGCTGATTAAAACTCAGGCTTATAAGAGTGGCAAAAAGTAGCATCAAAAGAATAGTAAATTGTACACCCAGCCCCTAGGAGCTGGGTGAGGCTTTTAGAAAAACGTCGGGTTTGAGTCACCTAACGCCTTAAGGGAACGGGCAGCTTAGAAAAAGTCGTCATCTCCTAATGCACGTCTTAACTCGGCGCGTTCGAGGTAATCTTCTAAGCGCTTCTTAATTTCGCGCTTATGTTGCATTGCCTCGGCTGCTTTGCTGTTTCTAGGGGTGGTCATTGCCTCAATTTCAGTATCGTTGGGCACGACTTCAGTAATATGAGCCATAACGAATTCCTCATGTTGTTCCTAACGCCTTTCTATCTAAAAAGAGTGTGGCAGAAAAGCAAAAAATTTTGCGAGTCAACGTAAAATTTTCTTCCCGTGGTGCCGAAACGCGACGTCGTAGGCTTGTCATATTATCGCGCTATTTTGGGCTATTTCAGCGAGTGCTGAATTTTGTGATTAAGCGCATAACTCATTATTTTTATTTTCTAAGTTAATTCCTACTTAAATGGTCGGATTGACTTGAATTTGCCTAAAACACCAACAACACTTGGAGAAGTCATTATCATCAATTTGGTGCTAGGGATTTAGCGTGTATGGACATGGATAGTTTCCCCGATTCTTTCAGCCCCTCAAAAAATGTTTATGCCAGCGTAATCAGTTCCAGTTGGTTGATGTTACTCGCCGCCGTTTTTTTTATGGGGATATCCTGGTATGTCCTCGAAGAATATTTACGAGACCGGGGTGAAGAGCGTTTTAACAATAATGTTCAAGATCTTATTGCTGCCGTCAGCAGTCGCATGACCGCCTATGAGCAAGTATTACGCGGCGGAGTTGGATTATTTCTGGCCTCTGATGGGGTGACGCGCCATGAATGGCAACTCTATGTTTCTAATGCCCGCTTAACCGAGTATTACCCAGGAATTCAAGGTTTAGGCTTCGCGCAGCTCTTAACTCCAGCCAACTTAGATTCCTTTACGCAAGAGGTGCAACAGGAAGGTTTTAGCGATTATCGAGTCACTCCCACAGGTGAGCGGGAGTTCTACTGCGCCATCAAATACCTAGAGCCATTTGACTGGCGCAATCAAAGGGCATTTGGTTTTGACATGTGCTCAGAGCCTACCCGCAGAACAGCCATCTTACATGCCATTGCCACAGGGCTTCCCACCGCATCGGGTAAGGTCACCTTAGTGCAAGAAACCCCGGATGATGCTCAGGCTGGCATTTTAATGTATGTCCCTTTATACCGTGGTCAGCCGATGACGGAGGAAGAGCGTAAGCAGCAGGCCATCGGCGTGGTGTACGCCCCATTTCGTATGAATGATCTGATGCAAGGCATTATGGGAAAACGTTTTTCGGGATTAAAACTGGCGATTTACGATGGCATGGAGGCCAATAACGAGAGCCTGATGTTTAGCAGTCATAAAGCCTTGCCCTCTACAAATGATGTGTTTTATCAATCCCAGCTAGAAACCATGGAGGGTCAAGTTTGGCGTTTAGAGGTGTCCTCCGAGTCACGCTTTATCTCAAGCGCGGAACAAACCCAGAGTGTATGGCTACAGGTGATTGGGAGTGCGTTTATCTTAGCCTTGTTTTACTCAGTGCTGACGATGGCGCGAAATCGTTATCAAGAGTCGAGGTTAACCGCAGAGTTAATTGCCAATGAAAAACGCTTCCGCCTCGTGATTGAAGCTTCACCTAGTGCGCTCTTTATGGTGGATAGAAAAGGCATTATCACCTTAGTGAATACCCATGCCGAACGCCTATTTGGTTACGCACGGGATGAGTTACTCGGGCGTTCAATCAATATGTTATTACCCGAGGGATTAAGGGAGATACATCAGCGGCATATGGGCAGTTACCTCGCCCAACCGATTGCGAAAAACATGTCACTGCGAGACGACTTGTTCGGTTGTTGCAAAGATGGAACTCGCTTGGCGATTGAAGTGGGGCTAACACCCATCCACTTCAGCAATGGCGTGTCGATATTGGCAACGATAAACAATGTGTCGGAGCGTAAACGCATCGAAGCGCAGCGGATTGAGCATACGGCTGAACTTGAGCGGATCAACAAGGAACTCGACCAGTTTGCTTATATCGCTTCCCACGATCTTAAGTCGCCATTGCGGGGCATTGAACAGCTAACGAGTTGGTTAAGTGAAGATTTGTCCGAGAACATGGACGAAAACGTTCAAAAATACTTAGGGTTAATCCAAAGTCGCATCCAACGTATGGTATTGCTACTCGATGGTTTGCTGATGTTTTCGCGGATTGGGCGAGTCGATGCGGAGATTGTCGATGTCGATTCACGGCAACTGATTGAGGATATGTTCGCCTTAGTCGCACCGCCGCAGGGCTTTTCCCTCGAGCTCGAAGGG encodes:
- a CDS encoding metalloregulator ArsR/SmtB family transcription factor, producing MQPVAFFKALADETRLKCLLLIQREGELCVCELMAALSEIQPKISRHLAQLKKAGILVDRRQGQWVFYQINPELNAWCQQVLAQSCEANSAFLAESMQNLCSMGARPERAKACC
- the arsB gene encoding ACR3 family arsenite efflux transporter; protein product: MGIFERYLSVWVGLSILAGVVLGNLAPNVFAAVAAIEFAHVNLIIALFIWVMIYPMMVQIDFSAVKNVSKTPKGLLLTLTINWLIKPFTMALLGWLFFKLVFADWVDPQTAGEYIAGMILLGVAPCTAMVFVWSQLTKGDPNYTLVQVSVNDIIMVFLFAPLSALLLGVSDIQVPWETLLLSVVLYVLLPLVAGVLTRKRLEASHGASAVPQLLAKLKPWSVIGLLATVVLLFGFQAKTILSQPQNILLIAIPLIIQSYGIFILTYWLALKLKLTHAIAAPASMIGSSNFFELAVAVAISLFGLHSGAALATVVGVLVEVPVMLSLVYFANRTRHWFAT
- a CDS encoding ArsJ-associated glyceraldehyde-3-phosphate dehydrogenase is translated as MAIKIGINGFGRMGRLALRAAWEWDDVEFVQINDPAGDAATLAHLLEFDSVHGRWCYPVTASHDGIQIQDKTIRTTGNKTIAETDWSGCDVVIEASGVMKTKALLQAYLDQGVKRVVVTAPVKEEGVLNVVMGVNHQLYDPAIHPIVTAASCTTNCLAPVVKVIHEQIGIKHGSMTTIHDITNTQTILDAPHKDLRRARACGLSLIPTTTGSATAITHIFPELKGKLNGHAVRVPLANASLTDCVFELERSVTEAEVNALLQTAAEGELKGILGYEERPLVSVDYKTDPRSSIVDALSTMVVNGTQLKLYVWYDNEWGYANRTAELARLVGQLDLPR
- the arsJ gene encoding organoarsenical effux MFS transporter ArsJ translates to MPAAKLFEQLMQLPAAVRQYLLITFNYWSFTLTDGALRMLVVLHFHDLGYTPFAIAMLFLFYEIFGVGTNLVGGYLGARLGLNRTMNLGLGMQVLALGMLLVPAAILPLWLAGVPWVMAAQALSGIAKDLNKMSAKSAIKLLVPKGEQGKLYHWVALLTGSKNALKGAGFFLGGALLAGLGFNMAIAAMMAVLALVWLMSLALLRKDLGKAKNKPKFTEIFSKSRSVNILSAARLFLFAARDVWFVVALPVYLASQWGWDHWAVGGFLALWVIGYGIVQTLAPKITGASRAEAGTLQRIPDGYTTLVWSTLLAFVPALIALCLYLDFSPQLSLILGLMLFGGLFAINSSLHSYLIVSYASEEAVSLDVGFYYMANAMGRLVGTVLSGWVYQSYGLVACLWISTAFIAMTALISIKLPRQG
- a CDS encoding DUF2927 domain-containing protein, which gives rise to MLSGLKRFKNHGVIGLIALFLPFVIVPAKAANDSTPSDAITSDATLKLVPKPIRDWKNPAYIIQAFDEIALKNEYDKDKHRVRKWRQPVRVFVEHQVGDNGLHAQLVQMHLSHLAQITGHSIVKVDSLEEANLHLVFTRQSQWADVVMRLMGASAASNIHGSVCMGKFALNSQNEIERAWVVIPVDQAQMHGKLVACVVEEITQVLGLPNDSVKVFPSIFNDKTPQDLLTGLDYILLKLLYSKDIRAGMTAAEVQPILQKQLEQWQRDGTLTQADKAVRQGQLYPLLGY
- a CDS encoding MBL fold metallo-hydrolase, producing MQMTLQFLGATEEVTGSCHLLTVAGKQMLLDCGLIQGGKADELRNHEPFSFDPLAISAVVLSHAHIDHSGRLPLLVKAGYTGPIFTHKATAELCAIMLKDAAMLQVRDTERTNKKRAKHELEPLEPLFTVEDAEQAITQFVSLEYGQVTQVIPHVDICLSDAGHILGSALVELWLGEGKAQKKLVFSGDLGRAGMPILRNPTLVDTADLVLMESTYGNRFHRSWTDTLDELKAIFAKAVTESHGNILLPAFSVGRAQELLYLFHLYAKEWDLSRWKVCLDSPMAIEATRVYVNNYPLMDDDFKRFTRQHPGQHPLLSNVEFIQTTEESIALNDVHKGLIIIAGSGMCNGGRIRSHLEHNLWRPECDVIICGYQALGTPGRALVDGAEELTIHGNSIKVAAKLHTVGGLSAHADQAELLRWYRHFEAQPPLVLVHGEPEAQQGLVAVMNQDSKTKPKALAIATRGDMLDLNALPKLVWVTN
- a CDS encoding flavohemoglobin expression-modulating QEGLA motif protein, which gives rise to MSESLAQYQEDLRRLSDELIRIQTPIKILDAIKWPREMEERFLSSKGTVLPAISQDFYQKIALPFDPVKTQAELLALKQEIHRRLGKKDKLGKILVANVDQYRLVVDMLGHRGTPVFGQLSQELYGSASHRLHGDRHTLRQLGDKLSYIFSLPAARHMNKHHPKIISAPEAVNVLSQRLEKYFHSDDMRVRLSDGIVSDAAVGGDTVKLNSKAMFSESDLNVYEVHEGWVHVGTTLNGRAQPHATWLSVGSPRVAATQEGLAVLLEMLTLSSNPGRARRISDRVAAVDMAENGANFIEVFNYFRELNLSAKDSYRVTQRVFRGGMVEGGSFFTKDISYVRGYVENINFIRSAITSGLPELIPMLFLGKLAIEDIPVLYQACQEGILTPPKYLPPMFDNFSGLYAWFGFASGLAGIDLKGVQRHFTRLFKDVPSIDPSLELLDDTEFDNNSD
- a CDS encoding PDC sensor domain-containing protein, producing the protein MAAMSYLSVIERYHEYETTVHELMESILTGIADADLFHQPKVDIKAMKGIAGSYPFVELMYLLDTQGVQISQNITVVDQQIKLVPLGGNRDRSQRPYFTNRDESDGVNITRPYLSNASGNLCLSASLAIVQQEQKLGYLVVDVDLTRMIEFMMGDSARRRVTPAFKAVYGLIVAGLFVLVMALLWTALRDIYGLFVVDHVGQDPLQPFGIIIFMTLALAIFDLGKTILEEEVLMHKDIFRHSSTRRTITRFVSTILIAISIEALLTMFKASLGEKQYIEPAIWMMLAVVGLLVGLGAYVYLGAKAEWLLIKTQAYKSGKK